A DNA window from Halomonas zincidurans B6 contains the following coding sequences:
- a CDS encoding ABC transporter ATP-binding protein, whose product MPSTPAKPPRLTGEALRAGYASRHVLDGVDLAVAEGKLTVLLGPNGSGKSTLLKTLARTLTPSAGRVCLDGKDIHRRNTREVAQRLGILPQGPSAPEGLTVRQLVGMGRFPHQRLWQQDAKQDARAIREAMAYADVTDFAERSVDALSGGQRQRCWIAMILAQETDLVLLDEPTTFLDLKVQVDLLELLVRLAHDKGRTLLVVLHDLNLAAAYADILVMMRQGRIEHSGPPETVFTSAHLKQVFDLDAHVIRDPHTRRLLCVPSLTGTTPIPQVVSGVAHG is encoded by the coding sequence ATGCCCTCGACACCTGCCAAGCCGCCGCGACTGACGGGCGAAGCCCTGCGTGCCGGGTATGCATCCCGACACGTACTCGACGGCGTCGACCTGGCGGTGGCCGAGGGCAAGCTGACGGTGCTGCTCGGCCCGAACGGTAGCGGGAAGTCGACGCTGCTGAAGACGCTGGCGCGCACGCTGACGCCCAGTGCCGGACGTGTCTGTCTCGATGGCAAGGATATCCACCGCCGCAATACCCGCGAGGTGGCACAGCGCCTGGGCATCCTGCCGCAGGGCCCATCCGCACCGGAGGGACTGACGGTCAGGCAACTGGTCGGCATGGGGCGCTTTCCCCATCAGCGGCTATGGCAGCAGGATGCCAAGCAGGATGCTCGCGCCATCCGCGAGGCGATGGCCTATGCCGATGTCACGGACTTTGCCGAGCGCAGTGTCGACGCGCTCTCCGGCGGACAGCGCCAGCGCTGCTGGATCGCCATGATCCTGGCCCAGGAGACGGACCTGGTCCTGCTCGACGAGCCGACGACCTTTCTCGATCTGAAGGTTCAGGTCGACCTGCTGGAGTTGCTGGTTCGGCTCGCCCACGACAAAGGACGCACGCTGCTAGTGGTACTGCACGACCTCAACCTGGCCGCGGCCTATGCCGACATTCTGGTGATGATGCGCCAAGGCCGCATCGAGCATAGCGGGCCACCGGAAACGGTCTTCACCAGTGCCCACCTCAAGCAAGTCTTCGATCTCGATGCGCATGTCATTCGCGATCCGCATACCCGGCGCCTGCTCTGCGTGCCCAGTCTGACGGGCACGACACCCATCCCTCAGGTGGTGTCCGGGGTCGCGCATGGCTGA
- a CDS encoding sucrase ferredoxin: MTAAPRQFCAIESAEIGDPLVGTAAHATRNMLISWPRAKWLRNLRQASDMPEGVLTLLDAIADGGRRVNLIHRREQPSHRHRVVLMPECRTYDVKREELAELLHAFVEGRSLERWRAGRVEGSLILCCTHGKKDKCCAKFGYRSYKALASAAQQHAYPFEVWESSHLGGCRLAASVMVFPALRKYGRLAADDIPRLLQAEAEDRPYLPCYRGDSTLTPPEQCAQVAALAWLEKRGMRGGVSVKGEARRVDAHRLSVPVRWQTAQREGWLEVTCRASELIRHDTCADYERDGAKPSQVWHAIHVVEQA; the protein is encoded by the coding sequence ATGACCGCCGCCCCCAGACAATTCTGTGCCATCGAGAGCGCCGAGATCGGCGACCCGCTGGTGGGCACCGCCGCGCATGCCACACGCAACATGCTGATCAGTTGGCCGCGGGCCAAGTGGCTGCGCAACCTGCGCCAGGCCAGCGACATGCCCGAAGGTGTGCTGACTCTGCTCGACGCCATCGCCGACGGCGGACGACGGGTCAACCTGATTCACCGCCGGGAGCAGCCGAGCCACCGGCACCGGGTGGTGCTGATGCCGGAGTGTCGGACGTACGACGTAAAGAGGGAGGAACTGGCCGAGCTGCTGCATGCCTTCGTCGAAGGAAGGTCGCTTGAACGCTGGCGGGCCGGCCGCGTCGAGGGGTCGCTGATTCTTTGCTGCACCCACGGCAAAAAGGACAAATGCTGCGCCAAGTTCGGTTACCGCAGCTACAAGGCGCTGGCCAGCGCCGCGCAGCAGCATGCCTACCCCTTCGAGGTCTGGGAGAGTTCCCACCTGGGTGGCTGTCGGCTGGCCGCCAGCGTCATGGTCTTCCCGGCACTGCGCAAGTACGGCCGCCTCGCCGCCGACGATATCCCGCGCCTGTTGCAGGCCGAGGCCGAGGATCGCCCCTACCTGCCCTGCTATCGCGGCGACTCGACGTTGACGCCGCCCGAGCAATGTGCCCAGGTCGCCGCGCTAGCGTGGCTGGAAAAGCGGGGAATGCGCGGCGGAGTGAGTGTGAAAGGCGAAGCCAGGCGGGTCGACGCTCACCGGCTGAGCGTGCCCGTACGCTGGCAGACCGCGCAGCGCGAGGGATGGCTGGAAGTGACCTGCCGTGCCAGCGAGCTCATCCGCCACGATACCTGTGCCGACTACGAACGCGACGGCGCCAAGCCCAGCCAGGTCTGGCATGCCATACATGTCGTTGAGCAAGCGTAG
- a CDS encoding reverse transcriptase domain-containing protein encodes MDKELERRGHRFCRYADDMQVYVGSRRAGERIMASLSEFLEGSLKLKVNRDKSAVDRPWKRSYLGYSGRTACWRRWITASKDVNGSA; translated from the coding sequence ATGGATAAGGAACTGGAGCGCCGCGGGCATCGTTTCTGCCGCTACGCCGACGACATGCAGGTCTATGTCGGCAGTCGACGGGCGGGAGAGCGGATCATGGCCAGCCTGAGTGAGTTCCTCGAGGGCTCGCTCAAGCTCAAGGTCAACCGCGACAAGAGCGCGGTGGACCGGCCGTGGAAGCGGAGCTATCTGGGGTACTCTGGACGGACCGCATGTTGGCGGCGCTGGATAACGGCGTCAAAGGACGTAAATGGTTCAGCCTGA
- the ltrA gene encoding group II intron reverse transcriptase/maturase: MLAALDNGVKGRKWFSLIDKVHRSSTLASAWLQVYRNQGAAGVDRQSVSRFAAQSGRHLEELQADLAAGRYRPQAVRRIEIPKGGGKTRPLGIPTVKDRIVQAALKRVIEPILEHEFLPMSYGFRPGRGCKDALRAVDDGLKAGMTWGVDADLQGYFDSIPHDRLMSRVEERLSDGRLLSLLRAWLTQDIVSEMNCWSPTAGAPQGAIISPLLANLYLHPLDQEMTQRGYRMVRYADDFVILCYSEQEARQALAHVQDWVMTNGLTLHPDKPHIGDCRQRGEGFDFLGYRFEAGKRWVRRKSLRAFKDKVRSKTRRTEGKSLRQIIASLNPLLRGWFGYFRHAYRTTFRPLDGFIRRRLRAILRKQEKRPGRGNTGTDTRRWPNRFFAAAGLFTLAEAWQQASQSRC; the protein is encoded by the coding sequence ATGTTGGCGGCGCTGGATAACGGCGTCAAAGGACGTAAATGGTTCAGCCTGATCGACAAGGTACACCGCTCGTCGACCCTAGCGAGTGCCTGGCTACAGGTCTACCGCAACCAGGGTGCAGCGGGGGTCGATCGGCAAAGCGTGTCACGCTTCGCCGCGCAGTCCGGACGCCACCTTGAGGAGCTCCAGGCCGACCTGGCGGCGGGGCGGTACCGCCCACAGGCGGTGCGGCGGATCGAGATCCCCAAGGGCGGCGGCAAGACACGCCCGTTGGGTATCCCTACCGTCAAGGACCGCATCGTTCAGGCGGCGCTCAAGCGTGTCATCGAACCGATTCTCGAGCACGAGTTCCTGCCGATGAGCTATGGCTTCCGACCAGGAAGAGGCTGCAAGGACGCCTTGCGGGCCGTCGATGATGGCCTCAAGGCCGGCATGACCTGGGGGGTCGACGCCGACCTGCAGGGTTACTTCGACAGCATCCCGCATGACCGCCTCATGAGCCGTGTTGAGGAACGGCTCAGCGATGGTCGGTTGTTGTCACTGCTGCGTGCCTGGCTGACGCAGGACATCGTTAGCGAGATGAACTGCTGGAGCCCCACCGCGGGAGCGCCGCAAGGAGCGATCATCAGCCCCTTGCTGGCGAATCTCTACCTGCACCCGCTGGACCAGGAGATGACCCAGCGCGGCTATCGCATGGTGCGGTATGCCGACGACTTTGTCATCCTCTGTTACAGCGAGCAGGAGGCCCGGCAGGCCCTGGCCCACGTGCAGGACTGGGTGATGACGAATGGCCTGACCCTGCACCCCGACAAGCCCCATATCGGTGACTGTCGACAACGCGGCGAGGGCTTCGACTTCCTGGGCTACCGCTTCGAGGCGGGAAAGCGCTGGGTACGTAGGAAGAGTCTCAGAGCCTTCAAGGACAAGGTGAGAAGCAAGACGCGGCGGACGGAAGGCAAGAGTCTGCGGCAGATCATCGCCTCACTCAATCCTCTGCTAAGAGGCTGGTTCGGCTACTTCCGACACGCCTATCGGACAACGTTCCGGCCGTTGGATGGCTTCATCCGCCGACGGCTTCGCGCCATCCTGCGCAAGCAGGAGAAACGCCCTGGGCGTGGCAACACCGGAACAGACACGCGACGTTGGCCCAATAGGTTCTTCGCCGCTGCCGGGCTTTTCACCCTAGCCGAAGCCTGGCAGCAAGCGAGCCAATCACGATGTTGA
- a CDS encoding HpcH/HpaI aldolase family protein yields the protein MLRTNRLKRALTEGRKVHGIMASLPTAASIELIAEAGFDFVVIDTEHVLINPETVEHMIRTAESYQLTPLVRVADADPKTLLRLLDGGAQGIVLPNVEDAETLERAVAACKYAPEGERSLNAGRPGAFGKDSLADYVVQANREIMVVAMIESRQGVAQIEAICAVPGLDMVLEGAADLSQSLGVTWQTGHPDVVQALEAVQRAASEHRIPYCAFLRHAEAKAGWQARGVSAFILGDERGIAFRALQRALGEARAPVESGARAPVDGESQAPRESEATRS from the coding sequence ATGCTGAGGACCAACCGACTGAAGCGGGCGCTGACCGAAGGCAGGAAGGTCCACGGGATCATGGCTTCCCTGCCCACGGCCGCCTCCATCGAGCTGATCGCCGAGGCGGGCTTCGACTTCGTGGTGATCGACACCGAGCACGTGCTGATCAACCCGGAAACCGTCGAGCACATGATCCGCACCGCCGAGAGCTACCAACTGACGCCCCTGGTACGGGTGGCGGACGCCGACCCCAAGACCCTGCTGCGCCTGCTCGACGGCGGCGCCCAGGGGATCGTGCTGCCCAACGTGGAGGACGCCGAGACCCTCGAACGTGCCGTGGCCGCCTGCAAGTACGCGCCGGAGGGCGAGCGCAGCCTCAATGCCGGGCGGCCCGGCGCCTTCGGCAAGGACTCCCTGGCAGACTACGTCGTCCAGGCCAACCGGGAGATCATGGTGGTCGCCATGATCGAGAGCCGCCAAGGTGTGGCGCAGATCGAGGCGATCTGCGCGGTGCCAGGCCTCGACATGGTGCTGGAGGGAGCGGCGGATCTGTCCCAGTCCCTGGGCGTGACCTGGCAGACCGGCCATCCCGACGTCGTCCAGGCTTTGGAGGCGGTTCAGCGTGCGGCGAGCGAGCATCGCATTCCCTATTGCGCCTTTCTGCGTCACGCGGAGGCCAAGGCCGGGTGGCAGGCGCGTGGCGTCAGCGCCTTCATACTGGGCGATGAGCGGGGCATCGCCTTTCGCGCCCTGCAGCGGGCGCTCGGCGAGGCCAGGGCGCCGGTAGAGAGCGGGGCCCGGGCGCCGGTAGACGGCGAGTCACAGGCGCCGCGAGAGAGCGAGGCCACCCGCTCATGA
- a CDS encoding CDP-alcohol phosphatidyltransferase family protein, producing MLDRWTMPWSQAPLKRGAVLLARWRVRPVQVTLGGFAIGMLAMPLLAAEAYGLALVAILANRLADGLDGALARHAGAGSDAGGFLDIVLDFLFYAAVVVGFALAEPSVNALPAVILLFAFVGTGSSFLAFAIMAARHRLERPNFPHKAFFYLDGLTEGTETILAFVIFCLWPQAFPMLALVFAGACLLTAATRSWGGYRSLAALEREGHAAAGAHREEGGGA from the coding sequence ATGCTGGATCGCTGGACGATGCCCTGGTCCCAGGCGCCGCTGAAGCGCGGGGCGGTGTTGCTGGCGCGTTGGCGGGTGCGCCCCGTGCAGGTCACATTGGGGGGCTTCGCGATCGGCATGCTGGCCATGCCGCTATTGGCCGCCGAGGCTTATGGACTGGCGTTGGTGGCGATCTTGGCCAATCGCCTGGCCGACGGTCTCGACGGGGCGCTGGCCCGTCACGCTGGCGCGGGCAGCGATGCCGGGGGGTTTCTCGATATCGTGCTGGATTTCCTGTTCTACGCAGCCGTGGTGGTCGGCTTCGCGCTGGCTGAGCCGAGCGTCAATGCGCTGCCGGCGGTGATACTGCTATTTGCCTTCGTCGGCACCGGCAGCTCGTTTCTGGCCTTTGCGATCATGGCCGCCCGGCATCGACTCGAGCGGCCCAATTTTCCCCATAAGGCATTCTTCTATCTCGACGGCCTCACCGAGGGTACCGAGACGATCCTGGCCTTCGTGATCTTCTGTCTATGGCCTCAGGCATTTCCAATGCTGGCGCTGGTCTTTGCCGGGGCTTGCCTGTTGACGGCAGCTACGCGGTCATGGGGCGGCTATCGTTCGCTGGCGGCGCTTGAGCGAGAGGGGCACGCAGCGGCGGGCGCGCATCGCGAGGAAGGTGGCGGGGCGTAG
- a CDS encoding type III PLP-dependent enzyme, translating to MAERLSISEHMIPDHILAAIASHRRACREPMAAFFYDLPALAAHGRAMQAALPTGVELYYAIKANSEAAIIDTLAPVVDGLELSSGGEIARACACSTPRPWVLSGPGKLDSDMREAMTRGVEAFHVESLGEIARLQTIAASLDHLQAVLLRINPALPADISSRLRMAGTATPFGIDEAQLADAVRAVDDASNLTLVGFHIHAMSHQTCEQRHQRLLASYLERWPRWRALTRHPERVTQLNVGGGIGVNYLQPSEQFDWPGLCQALGERLEAMHEPPLVRFEIGRFLSAFCGYYVIEVLDTKVSHGEGFLVCRGGTHHFRLPAAQGHDHPVIHLPRDPERASEGERQSWTVVGQLCTPKDVLSRRQELQGVAVGDLLVLPLAGAYGYNISHADFLCHPRPEQIFVRGSRNCRESRELETRGQRHAESVG from the coding sequence ATGGCTGAGCGTCTCTCGATTTCCGAGCACATGATTCCCGACCACATCCTCGCCGCCATTGCCTCGCATCGCCGGGCGTGTCGCGAGCCCATGGCGGCATTCTTCTATGACCTGCCGGCGCTCGCCGCGCACGGCCGCGCCATGCAGGCGGCATTGCCAACCGGCGTCGAGCTCTACTATGCGATCAAGGCCAACAGCGAGGCGGCCATCATCGATACGCTGGCGCCCGTCGTGGATGGGCTGGAGCTGTCGTCCGGCGGCGAAATCGCGCGGGCCTGCGCCTGTTCGACGCCGCGCCCCTGGGTGCTCTCCGGACCGGGCAAGCTGGATTCCGACATGCGTGAGGCCATGACGCGAGGTGTCGAGGCCTTTCATGTCGAAAGCCTTGGCGAAATCGCCCGCTTGCAGACGATCGCAGCGTCGCTGGATCACCTGCAGGCCGTGCTGCTGCGCATCAATCCTGCGCTGCCCGCGGATATCTCCAGCCGCCTGAGAATGGCCGGCACCGCCACGCCGTTCGGCATCGATGAGGCGCAACTGGCTGACGCTGTGCGAGCGGTGGATGACGCCTCGAACCTGACCCTGGTCGGCTTTCATATTCACGCCATGTCGCACCAGACCTGCGAGCAGCGACACCAGCGGCTGCTGGCGTCCTATCTGGAGCGCTGGCCCCGGTGGCGAGCGTTGACGCGCCATCCCGAGCGGGTCACACAGCTCAACGTGGGCGGCGGTATCGGTGTGAACTATCTCCAACCATCCGAGCAGTTCGACTGGCCTGGCCTGTGTCAGGCCCTGGGAGAGCGTCTTGAGGCCATGCACGAACCACCGCTGGTGCGCTTCGAGATCGGCCGTTTCCTCTCGGCCTTCTGCGGCTATTACGTGATCGAGGTGCTCGATACCAAGGTCAGCCATGGGGAGGGCTTCCTCGTCTGTCGAGGCGGCACCCACCATTTCCGTCTGCCCGCGGCCCAGGGGCACGATCACCCGGTCATTCACCTGCCCCGCGACCCCGAGCGGGCGAGCGAGGGCGAGCGTCAGTCCTGGACCGTGGTGGGTCAGCTCTGTACCCCCAAGGACGTGCTGAGCCGCCGCCAGGAGCTGCAGGGGGTGGCGGTGGGCGACCTGTTGGTGCTGCCGTTGGCCGGTGCCTATGGCTACAACATCTCTCACGCGGACTTCCTGTGCCACCCGCGTCCCGAGCAGATCTTCGTCCGCGGCTCTCGCAACTGCCGCGAGAGCCGCGAGCTCGAGACGCGAGGCCAGCGGCACGCCGAGTCGGTGGGCTGA
- a CDS encoding reverse transcriptase domain-containing protein has translation MIEAHTRAWWRATLALCLGSFTVFVNLYAAQPLLPDLIQQALLQVLTPLFDPDFSESSYGYRPKRSARQAVSAMKAHVEEGRRWVVDLDLASFFDRVNHDLLMARIARRVRDKRVLRLIRRYLKAVYISANTLGGIGRVGHSARCWRISCWTTWIRNWSAAGIVSAATPTTCRSMSAVDGRESGSWPA, from the coding sequence ATGATCGAAGCGCATACCCGCGCCTGGTGGCGAGCCACTCTGGCGTTGTGCCTGGGCTCGTTCACGGTATTCGTCAATCTGTACGCCGCACAGCCGTTGCTTCCCGATCTGATCCAGCAGGCGCTGTTGCAGGTACTGACGCCGCTCTTCGATCCGGATTTCTCCGAGTCGAGCTACGGTTATCGCCCGAAGCGCAGCGCCCGGCAGGCCGTCTCGGCCATGAAGGCCCACGTTGAAGAGGGCCGCCGCTGGGTGGTCGACCTCGACCTGGCGTCCTTCTTCGATCGAGTGAACCACGATCTGCTGATGGCGCGGATCGCACGCCGCGTCCGCGACAAGCGAGTGTTGCGCCTGATCCGCCGCTACCTGAAAGCCGTGTATATCAGCGCCAATACCCTGGGTGGAATCGGCAGGGTGGGCCACTCAGCCCGTTGCTGGCGAATATCCTGCTGGACGACATGGATAAGGAACTGGAGCGCCGCGGGCATCGTTTCTGCCGCTACGCCGACGACATGCAGGTCTATGTCGGCAGTCGACGGGCGGGAGAGCGGATCATGGCCAGCCTGA
- a CDS encoding IucA/IucC family protein gives MSSQERVLPPVAAIEGDPDAPISISTPFASLAHWRHHTRIEQRVVGQLLQTLLYEDVLPYEVVAEPEADIAGTMLFTLTLGKRRYRVSGWQCHSFQLIRLAHATLVVEGPAGSPESVSLQRFIEDLEAALGAVAIQPGFVNELTQTLIKDVQSSAWPVPYNETPQTLDADALEQYFTDAHSYHPCYKSRLGFSLRDNQRYGPEFAQPLRVGWLAVPTRLAHQGAISGVALAERIAKDVGPRVLASLDDYLAQRQLARDDVVLMPVHPWQWENALVAVLYPELASGEIALLGEGETTYTAQQSIRTLAPRDTYQPYLKLAMSITNTSSTRILARHTVTNGPIITQWLQRLIDTDATARAAGFVILGEVAGVALDERAFPDTRYNDVYGKVGAIWRQNVGEFLEDGERAVPFNGLSQFTRDAEGAPGVPFIAPWVERHGLEAWTRQLVHVATLPIIHLLFAEGVGMESHGQNIVVIHRDGWPLRVALKDFHDGVRFSTAHLARPELAPALEPVPERHAALNRNSFIVTDDPEAVRDYSCDAFFFIALAEMAIFLHRHFGLDESLFWAMTAEAIKAYQRAHPQHGDRYRCFDVFAPRWEVEALARRRLFGDGDPQVKHVPNPLAPFAPGEEASC, from the coding sequence ATGTCATCACAGGAACGTGTTCTGCCGCCGGTCGCGGCAATCGAGGGGGATCCCGACGCTCCGATATCCATTTCCACGCCGTTCGCTTCCCTGGCGCACTGGCGGCATCACACCCGTATCGAGCAGCGCGTCGTCGGCCAGCTGCTGCAGACCCTGCTCTACGAGGACGTGCTTCCTTATGAGGTCGTCGCCGAGCCGGAGGCCGATATCGCCGGTACCATGCTATTCACCCTGACGCTGGGCAAGCGTCGCTATCGGGTGAGCGGCTGGCAGTGCCACAGCTTTCAACTGATCCGCCTCGCGCATGCCACCCTGGTGGTCGAGGGCCCGGCGGGCTCGCCGGAGTCGGTAAGCCTGCAGCGGTTCATAGAGGATCTCGAGGCGGCGCTGGGCGCTGTGGCGATCCAGCCCGGTTTTGTCAATGAACTGACACAGACCCTGATCAAGGACGTGCAGTCATCCGCCTGGCCGGTGCCCTATAACGAGACACCGCAGACGCTGGATGCCGATGCCCTGGAGCAGTATTTCACCGATGCGCACAGCTACCACCCCTGCTACAAGTCACGACTCGGCTTCTCCCTAAGGGACAATCAGCGTTATGGGCCGGAGTTCGCCCAACCGCTGCGGGTAGGGTGGCTGGCCGTGCCGACGCGCCTGGCGCATCAAGGAGCCATCAGCGGCGTGGCGCTTGCCGAGCGGATCGCGAAGGACGTCGGACCGCGCGTGCTGGCGAGCCTGGACGACTACCTCGCGCAGCGCCAACTGGCGCGGGACGACGTCGTGCTGATGCCGGTGCATCCCTGGCAGTGGGAAAACGCGCTGGTTGCGGTGCTATACCCGGAGCTTGCCAGCGGTGAGATCGCCCTGCTGGGCGAGGGTGAGACGACCTATACCGCGCAGCAGTCGATTCGTACCCTGGCCCCGCGAGACACGTACCAGCCGTATCTCAAGCTGGCGATGAGCATCACCAATACGTCCAGCACGCGCATCCTGGCGCGCCACACCGTCACCAACGGGCCGATCATCACCCAGTGGCTGCAGCGGCTCATCGACACCGACGCCACCGCCAGGGCCGCGGGGTTCGTGATTCTCGGCGAGGTGGCCGGCGTGGCGCTGGACGAGCGGGCCTTTCCTGATACCCGTTACAACGACGTGTACGGCAAGGTCGGCGCCATCTGGCGCCAGAACGTCGGCGAGTTTCTGGAGGACGGCGAGCGGGCCGTGCCCTTCAATGGGCTGAGCCAATTCACCCGAGACGCCGAGGGGGCGCCTGGCGTCCCCTTCATCGCGCCTTGGGTGGAGCGCCACGGGCTGGAAGCCTGGACCCGGCAGCTCGTGCATGTCGCCACCCTGCCGATCATTCACCTGCTGTTCGCCGAGGGCGTGGGAATGGAATCCCATGGCCAGAACATCGTGGTCATCCATCGCGATGGCTGGCCGCTCAGGGTGGCATTGAAGGATTTCCATGACGGCGTGCGCTTCAGCACGGCGCATCTGGCACGCCCCGAGCTGGCCCCGGCTCTGGAGCCCGTGCCCGAGCGTCATGCCGCCCTCAACCGCAACTCCTTCATCGTCACCGATGACCCGGAAGCGGTCCGCGACTACTCCTGCGATGCCTTCTTCTTCATCGCCTTGGCGGAGATGGCGATTTTCCTACACCGGCATTTCGGCCTGGACGAGTCGCTGTTCTGGGCCATGACGGCGGAGGCGATCAAGGCCTACCAGCGCGCCCATCCGCAGCACGGCGATCGCTACCGATGCTTCGACGTCTTCGCGCCCCGCTGGGAGGTGGAAGCCCTGGCCCGCCGTCGCCTGTTCGGCGACGGCGACCCCCAGGTCAAGCACGTCCCCAATCCGCTGGCCCCCTTCGCGCCGGGCGAGGAGGCGTCATGCTGA
- a CDS encoding IucA/IucC family protein, whose protein sequence is MSYARFSRLPGETSRHASTHALLNCIIKEVAIPHDTLSYRWPAQREGLPEQLHGTPLEIEWSASLSLFVMVDRRSVIGSHFYLSDAYIREAGAPSWHVPGIAELVSALLEHCQWHDGRLNQELCDQVVQSQDVMTTIVAHAVEQPRLHPLADYRRSEQGLWFGHPNHPTPKARQWPPHLLQDKPAYAPEFCATTALHQFSFPVAGLSVQANRLSALDVLPHVADQSRAEDGDRVVLSMHPVQADLFRQDARVAALIGDGVIGDLGQSGWRAAPTVSMRTWYIEGHPWFLKGSLNVRITNCVRKNAWYELESTLVIDRIMHRLDQQQDAALEGLCVAQEPATVHWAPAAGIDADRRWFREQTGMILRENFCERFSSERCLLSATLFARDAQLAPMVLSFLDRASLAGGGDTLPSEGRVRQWFQAYLGTLVAPVMGLFFRHGIVMEPHLQNCVLIHDDGMPRQMLLRDFEGVKLTSDKGVDWLAGESLHPRVKESMTYRRERGWNRIAYCLLVNHVAEAILALSWQRPALGDALWQDTLDELRRVRQNLGTSAPELDALLAGGDLPCKTNFKLRLMAQADRQAQYVSLPNPWRVTQAMGREVAYG, encoded by the coding sequence ATGAGCTACGCCCGTTTCTCTCGTTTACCCGGCGAGACGAGCCGACATGCATCGACGCATGCATTGCTGAATTGCATCATCAAGGAAGTGGCAATACCCCATGACACGCTGTCCTATCGATGGCCAGCCCAGCGGGAAGGCCTGCCGGAGCAGCTGCATGGCACGCCACTTGAGATCGAATGGTCGGCATCGCTTTCGCTGTTCGTGATGGTGGACCGGCGCTCGGTCATCGGCAGCCACTTCTACCTCTCCGATGCCTACATTCGGGAGGCGGGAGCCCCAAGCTGGCACGTCCCCGGGATAGCGGAATTGGTCTCCGCGCTGCTGGAACACTGTCAGTGGCATGACGGTAGGCTCAATCAAGAGTTATGCGATCAGGTCGTGCAGAGCCAGGACGTCATGACGACGATCGTCGCCCACGCCGTCGAACAACCGAGGCTGCATCCGCTGGCGGATTATCGCCGCAGTGAGCAGGGGCTGTGGTTCGGCCACCCCAATCATCCCACGCCCAAGGCCAGGCAGTGGCCGCCCCATCTGCTGCAGGACAAGCCTGCCTACGCGCCGGAATTCTGCGCCACCACGGCCCTGCACCAATTCTCCTTTCCCGTGGCCGGGCTGAGTGTTCAGGCCAATCGCTTGAGTGCCCTGGACGTGCTGCCGCATGTGGCGGACCAGAGCCGTGCCGAGGATGGCGATCGTGTCGTGCTCAGCATGCATCCGGTGCAAGCCGATCTTTTCCGCCAGGATGCCCGGGTGGCGGCGTTGATCGGGGACGGCGTCATCGGCGATCTCGGACAGAGCGGCTGGCGCGCCGCGCCCACCGTGTCCATGCGCACCTGGTACATCGAGGGACATCCCTGGTTCCTCAAGGGATCGCTCAATGTGCGCATCACCAACTGTGTGCGTAAGAACGCCTGGTACGAGCTGGAGAGTACGCTGGTCATCGACCGCATTATGCATCGGCTCGACCAACAGCAGGATGCGGCCCTGGAAGGGCTGTGTGTGGCACAGGAACCAGCCACGGTGCACTGGGCACCGGCCGCGGGCATTGATGCCGACAGGCGTTGGTTCCGGGAGCAGACCGGCATGATCCTGCGGGAAAATTTCTGCGAGCGCTTCTCGTCCGAGCGCTGCCTGCTCAGCGCGACGCTGTTTGCGCGAGATGCCCAGCTGGCGCCCATGGTGCTGTCCTTCCTCGACAGGGCGTCGCTTGCCGGTGGAGGCGACACCCTGCCGTCGGAAGGCCGCGTCCGGCAGTGGTTCCAGGCCTACCTGGGTACGCTGGTGGCGCCGGTCATGGGGCTGTTCTTCCGCCACGGCATCGTCATGGAGCCCCATTTGCAGAATTGCGTGCTGATCCATGACGACGGCATGCCCCGGCAGATGCTGCTGCGTGACTTCGAAGGGGTCAAGCTGACCAGCGACAAGGGCGTGGACTGGCTCGCCGGGGAGTCACTGCACCCCCGCGTCAAGGAGTCGATGACCTACCGCCGTGAGCGGGGCTGGAACCGTATCGCCTATTGCCTGCTCGTCAATCATGTCGCCGAGGCGATCCTGGCGCTGAGCTGGCAGCGCCCGGCCCTTGGCGATGCGCTGTGGCAGGACACCCTGGACGAGCTGCGTCGCGTGCGACAGAACCTGGGCACGTCGGCCCCCGAGCTGGATGCGCTGTTGGCGGGAGGCGACCTACCCTGCAAGACCAACTTCAAGCTACGGCTGATGGCCCAGGCGGACCGGCAGGCGCAGTACGTGTCGTTGCCCAACCCCTGGCGCGTCACCCAGGCCATGGGCAGGGAGGTGGCCTATGGCTGA